In the genome of Mytilus trossulus isolate FHL-02 unplaced genomic scaffold, PNRI_Mtr1.1.1.hap1 h1tg000244l__unscaffolded, whole genome shotgun sequence, one region contains:
- the LOC134701510 gene encoding E3 ubiquitin-protein ligase Midline-1-like codes for MASSVKQFCTICYDDGISNSAVTWCTECEIFFCEPCQKPHGKSRLSKNHKTMSVENYQKIPTFIQEISSQCKDHSKKFELYCSYHACPCCVQCTTDKHQKCHDMKPLSDILKQVKSSASVQLLKTDLKDVKENLDTAIKYLKTRISTINNQKKKAIEEIQKTRKSIADYLNKLEQTILDDLEFKHSKLKLRMTTLVGQMEQRASKMKQIRSEFTEMTKHATELQMYIGLREIEKTTSQTAKYIEDLESGDSFYENNLEVKISSALRSISQDAKSFGDIKINTTSSTLQIKTGRKDQAQHLVPKGPGIDLIKPSFSKKLIIPENMRFLDIYATIILPDSKFVILDYNKKQLLMFSNDGIFIRQIVTFTDDPFDACFVKNNTVAVALGEANQTVFVDVEKNTIIERIEFPHKCDGVASDG; via the coding sequence atggcCTCATctgttaaacaattttgtacCATTTGCTACGATGATGGGATCTCCAACTCAGCAGTCACATGGTGCACAGAATGTGAGATTTTCTTTTGTGAACCCTGTCAAAAACCTCACGGCAAGTCAAGATTGTCTAAAAACCATAAAACCATGTCTGttgaaaattatcaaaagatACCTACATTCATACAAGAAATAAGTAGCCAATGCAAAGACCATAGTAAGAAGTTTGAACTATACTGTTCTTACCATGCCTGTCCATGTTGTGTCCAGTGCACCACAGATAAACACCAAAAATGTCACGACATGAAACCACTGTCAGATATCCTAAAGCAAGTTAAATCGTCTGCTTCAGTTCAACTTCTTAAAACAGATTTGAAGGATGTGAAGGAAAACTTAGATACAGCCATTAAGTACCTAAAAACTAGGATCAGTACCATCAATAATCAAAAAAAGAAAGCCATTGAGGAAATCCAGAAGACGAGGAAGTCGATAGCTGATTACTTAAACAAATTAGAACAAACCATACTCGATGACTTGGAGTTTAAACATTCGAAGCTGAAATTAAGGATGACGACTCTAGTAGGACAAATGGAACAGCGAGCCAGTAAGATGAAACAAATAAGGAGTGAGTTTactgaaatgacaaaacatGCAACTgagttacaaatgtatattggtCTAAGAGAAATTGAGAAAACTACTTCCCAAACAGCAAAATACATTGAAGATCTAGAAAGTGGAGACAGCTTCTATGAAAATAATCTAGAGGTTAAAATTTCATCTGCTCTTCGGTCAATATCACAAGATGCAAAATCATTTGGGGATATTAAGATAAATACCACTTCATCTACTCTCCAAATAAAGACCGGAAGAAAAGATCAAGCCCAGCATTTGGTTCCAAAAGGTCCGGGAATAGATCTTATTAAGCCATCCTTCTCAAAAAAACTCATAATTCCAGAGAATATGAGGTTTTTGGATATTTATGCCACTATAATTCTACCAGATAGTAAGTTTGTTATACTTgattacaacaaaaaacaactacTTATGTTCAGTAATGATGGCATCTTTATCAGACAAATAGTAACATTCACAGATGATCCATTTGACGCCTgctttgtcaaaaataatacAGTGGCTGTTGCATTAGGCGAGGCAAACCAGACAGTATTTGTggatgtagaaaaaaatacaataattgaAAGAATTGAATTTCCTCATAAATGTGATGGTGTAGCAAGTGATGGATAA
- the LOC134701513 gene encoding uncharacterized protein LOC134701513, which yields MPSGDACQPQSTATENEIEHNKLKEKIRNLEKALEQEKNINTNLLNEKNMLSNRLFRYNNFKNSDTKIKLTGLPDNHTFEILSTSFDKPKQYWSYDKKILDGNFGRHTALSPQGEFFMYLLRLRQDFSETVLASMFNVSISTVSCILSTWACHKKLIFSKINMNPSMDKLQTLCPPDILKIFPKCVMILDCTEFEVDEPSELDKQSVFWSEYWSRHTAKVLVGCTLWGSLSFISDLFPGSTTDFEVCTKSGLLDNIKKDEV from the coding sequence ATGCCTTCAGGTGACGCATGTCAACCACAATCCACGGCCACGGAAAATGAAATAGAACATAATAAACTGAAAGAGAAAATCCGAAATCTAGAAAAAGCGCTAGAACAAGAAAAGAACATAAATACTAacttattaaatgaaaaaaatatgctcAGTAATAGACTCTTTAGATATAACAATTTCAAGAACAGTGatacaaagataaaattaaCCGGATTACCTGATAATCACACATTTGAGATTCTGTCTACGTCATTTGACAAACCTAAACAATACTGGTCTTATGACAAGAAGATTTTAGATGGAAATTTTGGTAGACACACAGCTTTATCACCACAAGGCGAgtttttcatgtatttattgAGGCTACGACAAGATTTTAGCGAAACCGTTCTTGCCTCTATGTTCAATGTTTCAATATCTACTGTTTCGTGTATTTTGTCAACATGGGCCTGTCAcaagaaattaatattttcaaaaattaatatgAACCCTTCAATGGACAAATTACAGACATTATGTCCCCCTGATATACTAAAAATATTCCCAAAATGCGTTATGATTTTGGACTGTACAGAGTTTGAGGTCGATGAGCCCAGTGAGCTCGATAAACAGTCAGTATTTTGGTCCGAGTATTGGAGTCGTCATACAGCAAAGGTATTAGTTGGTTGCACTTTATGGGGGTCATTATCTTTCATCTCCGACTTGTTCCCCGGCAGTACAACAGACTTTGAGGTGTGCACAAAGTCGGGTTTATTGGATAACATTAAAAAAGACGAGGTATAA
- the LOC134701511 gene encoding uncharacterized protein LOC134701511: protein MSAEDYNKLPAFIQKISSQCKDHNKKFELYCSSHACPCCVQCTTDKHKKCQDMKPLSDILQQVKSSASVQLFEKDLKNVKKNYDEASKYLITRISIIYAQKTKAIEEIRSTRKSIVDYLNKLEQIMLDDLESEHSKLKSNMATLVDQMDQRVSKIDQMQREFTEMTQYATELQMYFGLREIEKTTFQVTKYIEDLESGDNFNEQNLEVKISSALRSILKDVKSFGDIKINTTSSTLHIKTVRKDQAQHLVPKGPGIDHPSQKKLIIPEGMRSLDIYATLILPDASDGKTLVINEDGRKITTVNLNDKSQTILEVIGTDCISLFQGKIYCAVYHENKVYCYKITGEPLWTFQHQDIAKPTGITLDINGFIYIVSNENESIVVVSPDGKTCKTILSKADEITDPWEIDINRKTGLMVVSSDISDDSGDSGASYQTAFVYKI, encoded by the exons ATGTCAGCTGAAGATTATAATAAGTTACCTgcattcatacaaaaaataagtAGTCAATGCAAAGACCACAATAAGAAGTTCGAACTTTACTGTTCATCCCATGCCTGTCCCTGCTGTGTCCAGTGCACCAcagataaacataaaaaatgtcaagACATGAAACCACTGTCAGATATCCTACAGCAAGTCAAATCATCTGCCTCAGTTCAACTTTTCGAAAAAGATTTGAAGAATGTGAAGAAAAATTATGATGAAGCTAGTAAATACTTGATTACCAGGATCAGTATCATCTATGCTCAGAAAACAAAAGCCATCGAGGAAATCCGGTCGACGAGGAAGTCGATAGTGGATTACTTAAACAAGCTAGAACAAATCATGCTAGATGATTTGGAATCTGAACATTCGAAGctgaaatcaaacatggcaaCTCTAGTTGACCAAATGGACCAGCGAGTCAGTAAAATAGACCAAATGCAGAGGGAGTTTACCGAAATGACACAATATGCTACAgagttacaaatgtattttggtCTGAGAGAAATTGAGAAAACTACTTTTCAAGTAACTAAATACATTGAAGATTTAGAAAGTGGAGACAACTTTAATGAACAGAATCTAGAGGTTAAAATTTCATCTGCTCTTCGGTCAATATTAAAAGATGTAAAATCATTTGgggatataaaaataaataccacTTCATCTACTCTCCATATAAAGACCGTAAGAAAAGATCAAGCCCAACATTTGGTTCCAAAAGGTCCAGGAATAGATCATCCTTCTCAAAAAAAACTCATAATTCCAGAGGGAATGAGGTCTTTGGATATTTATGCCACTTTAATTCTACCAGATG CAAGTGATGGTAAAACTTTGGTTATCAACGAAGATGGTAGAAAGATTACTACTGTAAATCTGAATGACAAGTCTCAAACAATCTTAGAAGTGATTGGGACTGATTGTATTTCATTGTTCCaaggaaaaatatattgtgCTGTTTACCATGAAAACAAAGTCTACTGCTACAAAATTACTGGTGAACCGCTGTGGACATTTCAGCACCAAGATATTGCCAAGCCAACAGGAATTACATTAGACATAAATGGCTTTATTTATATAGTTTCTAATGAAAACGAAAGCATTGTGGTAGTATCGCCCGATGGTAAAACCTGCAAAACAATACTATCAAAGGCTGATGAAATCACAGATCCTTGGGAAATAGACATTAACAGAAAAACCGGATTGATGGTTGTGTCAAGTGATATAAGTGACGATAGTGGTGATAGTGGTGCATCCTATCAAACAgcttttgtatataaaatttaa